GGCTCTGGGGTTAGCTTATTTATATTTGCAGGCGTGATGAAAATAATGTTCTGGTATATGTTCGGAATCGTTACTGTGAGTTCTCAAGATCTTCCAGTAGGATTCTTCCCTACCTTAGCCTCATTAGTCATGAGCCATGGTAATTTGCTTAGCATTGTTGTAAATACCACTAAGCCGTTTGAGCCAGATCTAGTAGGTTTAATATCAACTGTAGCATTAGTAATTCTTATAGTTTATTTAACATCTATAAATATTCAAATACCTGTTACATCTCAAAAGTTGAGAGGAATAAGAAGAACTATACCACTCAATTTCCTATATGTTAGCAGCATTCCAGTTATATTTGTAAGCGTATTAGGTGCAGACATTCAATTATTTGCCTCCCTTTCTTCTTACTCTAATTCAACTATAGCTAGAATATTAAATGACATAGCAGCAGCTTTTGAATTTCCACCCCCAACTTCTAAGATTCCTCATAGTGCATATGCTGTCGTAGTAGATCCGGTAGGAGCTGTTATTTATGCTGTGGTATTTATTACGCTAGGTATATTGTTCGGTTTAATTTGGGTTGAAGTAGCTGGGTTAGATCCTGCAACTCAAGCTAGACAGTTAGTTGAAGCTGGTATAGAGATTCCAGGTATGAGAAGCAATACTAAAATGATTGAAGCTATTCTAGCTAAGTATATATATCCTTTAGCATTCTTTAGCTCTGTTATAGTAAGTATAATAGCTGTAGGTGCAACTTTCCTAGGAGTATATGGAACAGGAGTTGGAATATTATTAGCAGTAACTATAGCTGTACAATACTACAGCTTATTAGCCTATGAGAGGTCTATTGAAATGTATCCATTATTGAGAAGATTAGTAGGTGAGTGAAATGAAAATGGGTATAGTAACCGGAATACCTGGAGTTGGTAAAACTACTGTATTAAGTAAGGTATCAGAGATTTTATCTTCTGAAGATAGAAAATATAAAATAATGAACTATGGAGACTACATGTTGAATACTGCTCTTTCTGAAGGTTTTGTTAATAATAGAGACGAAATGAGAAAATTGCCGTTGTCTAAACAGAGGGAGCTGCAATTAATGGCTGCAAAGAGAATTGTTGAAGACTCTGAAAAATTAGGGGAGAATGGTTTAGCATTTATAGATACTCATGCTGTTATAAGGACTCCGGCAGGTTATCTTCCTGGATTACCAAAGCATGTTATAGAAATTTTATCTCCTCAAGTAATATTTCTACTTGAGAGTAATCCTGAAGATATTTTAAATAGGCAACAAAAAGATAAAGGAAGAATTAGATCTGATTATGCAGATATAAGTGTAATTAATGAAACTATAAATTTCGCTAGATATGCCGCCATGGCATCTGCAGTATTGGTAGGTGCTTCAGTAAAAATAGTAGTTAATAAGGAAGGCGATCCAAGCATAGCAGCTAAGGAGATAATTTCTTCAATGATGTAAGATGGAGATATATCTTTTTTATATAATTCTCTTGTCGTTTTTTTCCAATTTTGTTGTCTATCTTTTTTATAAGTATTATATTAGTAGGAAGCTAAAATATGTTATAATAAAGTTAAAGGAATATGATAATAGATTAGATAAGATAGTATCGGATAAAAGAAAAGAAAAAGTTCAAAAGAAGATTCAAAATGAAATAAAGTCGTATAATTCTACAATGTATTTTTATTCCTTTATGCAAACTACATTGTTAATTTTTATTTATTTCATAGATCTATCATTAGTAGTATTCAGGATAAATTTCAGTTTATTTCTTCCTTATTATATACCAATAATTTCTATTCCATATGAAGGGAAGTATATCATTCCGTACTCATCTTTTATAATATTTATTTTGTCCTTTGTGCTTTTTACGCCTTTATCATTAAGACGCCCGAAGATTATATAAATTAAAGATATATTTTCTTATTGAGAAGCAATGCCTAAGCCTCAGTTTAGGTCTAGGTCTTATAGAAGAATACACGTTAAAACTCCAAGCGGGAAATCTAAGATTCATTTTGAAAAGAAAAAGAATAAAATAGCTCACTGTTCAAAATGTGGGAATCCTCTAAATGGAGTAAAAATCAACAAGGTTTACTTATTCTCACTATCTGAAAAAAGACCTGAGAGACCTTTTGGCGGGTATTTGTGCCATAAATGCCTAGAGGATTTGATTAAGATGAGCGTGAGAGGAATATCATGATTATTGTTATAAGTGGGCCTTCTGGTAGTGGAAAAACTACTGTTGCAAAAATTTTATCTGATAAACTTAAGCTTAGGTTTGTATCTGCAGGGCAATTATTTAGGGAAATGGCTGCAAACTCAGGAAAAGATATAATAGAGATGAACAAATCCGCTGAAAAAAAATTCGATATAGATAGACTTATAGATAAGAGAATTCTAGATGAAGCAGAGAAAGGGAATGTAATTATAGAATCTCATATAGCTGGATGGTTGCTTAGTGGAATTTCAGATTATACAATATATTTATGGGCTAACATTGAGGAAAGAGCTAAAAGAATATCAATTAGAGATAAAATTTCGTACGAAGAGGCTTTAATCAAAATCATGGAAAGAGAACAAAGTCATTATTTTAGGTTTTGGAAATATTATGGAATAGATCTCTTGGATTTAACTCCATTTGATATTGTGATAAATACTTCTAATTTGGACATTAGCAGAATAGTAAATATTATTCTTACGTACATAGGTAAGAACACTTTCAGTTAGGTCTCTTAGCTTTAATACTCATTCCATAGATTAGATCAGGAATGTCAGGTATAGAGACTTTAATAAGTAATTTAACAACCCAAATAACTGAAGTTGCATGGAGCGCGTTTATATTATCATGGGCAATAGGCTGGGCTTTAAGA
This genomic interval from Acidianus sp. HS-5 contains the following:
- the secY gene encoding preprotein translocase subunit SecY, whose translation is MSFMDFLAALGKDLPAVRKPRHKPNLNQKIMWSVLAVIIYLVMASVPLYGIKSTAFSNFLIEQVIFASTAGTLAQLGIGPIITAGLIMQILVGSKLINIDLGNEDDRAKFTEAQKGLAFIFIVIEAALFGYVLTRGTGISSAQIELATITAGQLIVATFFILLLDELVQKGWGLGSGVSLFIFAGVMKIMFWYMFGIVTVSSQDLPVGFFPTLASLVMSHGNLLSIVVNTTKPFEPDLVGLISTVALVILIVYLTSINIQIPVTSQKLRGIRRTIPLNFLYVSSIPVIFVSVLGADIQLFASLSSYSNSTIARILNDIAAAFEFPPPTSKIPHSAYAVVVDPVGAVIYAVVFITLGILFGLIWVEVAGLDPATQARQLVEAGIEIPGMRSNTKMIEAILAKYIYPLAFFSSVIVSIIAVGATFLGVYGTGVGILLAVTIAVQYYSLLAYERSIEMYPLLRRLVGE
- a CDS encoding adenylate kinase yields the protein MKMGIVTGIPGVGKTTVLSKVSEILSSEDRKYKIMNYGDYMLNTALSEGFVNNRDEMRKLPLSKQRELQLMAAKRIVEDSEKLGENGLAFIDTHAVIRTPAGYLPGLPKHVIEILSPQVIFLLESNPEDILNRQQKDKGRIRSDYADISVINETINFARYAAMASAVLVGASVKIVVNKEGDPSIAAKEIISSMM
- a CDS encoding 50S ribosomal protein L34e → MPKPQFRSRSYRRIHVKTPSGKSKIHFEKKKNKIAHCSKCGNPLNGVKINKVYLFSLSEKRPERPFGGYLCHKCLEDLIKMSVRGIS
- the cmk gene encoding (d)CMP kinase yields the protein MIIVISGPSGSGKTTVAKILSDKLKLRFVSAGQLFREMAANSGKDIIEMNKSAEKKFDIDRLIDKRILDEAEKGNVIIESHIAGWLLSGISDYTIYLWANIEERAKRISIRDKISYEEALIKIMEREQSHYFRFWKYYGIDLLDLTPFDIVINTSNLDISRIVNIILTYIGKNTFS